From one Lolium rigidum isolate FL_2022 chromosome 4, APGP_CSIRO_Lrig_0.1, whole genome shotgun sequence genomic stretch:
- the LOC124647873 gene encoding AAA-ATPase ASD, mitochondrial-like — MPADLCSVKCRSAEEYPIQSTTHMETIAGDAHGYGWAGLWSAVASLIFLWSMVQQYVPAQLEEYLTTLSRRLHAAVSPYVTITIDEQVPDSFGRSEAYLAAEAYLSATCASSARRLRADLAAGSDRMSVAVDDHEEVIDEFRGAKLWWRKTKTLPRTNVISWSAYEAERRTYCLTFHNRHRGLVDALYLPHVLAEGRAATVRNRQRRLFTNNPSSDWSGWDGRVWSHVKLEHPSTFATLGMHPAKKQDIIDDLDMFRDGKDYYASVGKAWKRGYLLFGPPGTGKSTMIAAMANYLDYDVYDLELTAVKNNTELRRLFIETTGKSIIVIEDIDCSIDLTGKRKTKKKKKDKSSKKKKKMAPPVAKDEENKVTLSGLLNFIDGLWSACGGERIIVFTTNHKDKLDPALIRRGRMDSHIEMSYCCFESFRVLAKNYLHIADHELFHEIQQLLGEVDMSPADVAENLMPKSKAKDVDASLGKLIRALKEAKEEALAKASIGAENEEEAEEDDEEDDTSSSSEEEKNGKNKNN, encoded by the coding sequence ATGCCTGCAGACCTGTGTTCAGTGAAGTGCAGATCAGCAGAAGAGTATCCGATACAGAGCACCACGCATATGGAGACGATCGCCGGCGACGCCCATGGCTACGGCTGGGCCGGGCTGTGGTCGGCGGTGGCCAGCCTCATCTTCCTCTGGTCCATGGTGCAGCAGTATGTCCCCGCCCAGCTCGAGGAGTACCTCACCACCCTCTCCCGCCGTTTACACGCCGCCGTGTCCCCCTACGTCACAATCACCATCGACGAGCAGGTCCCTGACTCCTTCGGCCGCAGCGAGGCCTACCTcgctgccgaggcctacctcagcGCCACCTGCGCGTCCAgcgcccgccgcctccgcgccgACCTCGCCGCCGGTAGCGATCGCATGAgcgtcgccgtcgacgaccacGAGGAGGTCATCGACGAGTTCCGCGGCGCCAAGCTCTGGTGGCGCAAGACCAAGACGCTGCCCCGCACCAACGTCATCAGCTGGTCCGCGTACGAGGCGGAGCGCCGCACGTACTGCCTCACCTTCCACAACCGCCACCGCGGCCTCGTCGATGCTCTCTACCTGCCGCACGTCCTCGctgagggccgcgccgccaccgtcaggaaccgccagcgccgcctcttcACCAACAACCCCAGCAGCGACTGGTCGGGCTGGGACGGCCGCGTCTGGAGCCACGTCAAGCTCGAGCACCCCTCCACCTTCGCCACGCTCGGCATGCACCCCGCCAAGAAGCAGGACATAATCGACGACCTCGACATGTTCCGCGACGGCAAGGACTACTACGCCTCCGTCGGCAAGGCCTGGAAACGCGGCTACCTGCTCTTCGGCCCACCCGGCACCGGCAAGTCCACCATGATCGCCGCCATGGCCAACTATCTCGACTACGATGTCTACGACCTCGAGCTCACCGCGGTCAAGAACAACACCGAGCTACGTAGGCTCTTCATAGAGACGACCGGCAAGTCCATCATCGTCATCGAGGACATCGACTGCTCCATCGATCTCACCGGCAAACGCAaaactaagaagaaaaagaaagacaagagcagcaagaaaaagaagaagatggcccCGCCGGTCGCCAAGGATGAAGAGAACAAGGTGACGCTGTCAGGGTTGCTCAACTTCATCGATGGGCTGTggtcggcgtgcggcggcgagCGGATCATCGTGTTCACAACAAACCACAAGGACAAGCTAGACCCGGCGCTCATCCGACGGGGCAGGATGGACTCGCATATCGAGATGTCCTACTGTTGCTTTGAGTCCTTCAGGGTGCTCGCTAAGAACTACCTGCATATCGCCGACCACGAGCTTTTCCATGAAATCCAACAACTTCTCGGGGAGGTGGACATGTCGCCTGCCGACGTGGCCGAGAACCTCATGCCCAAGTCGAAAGCCAAAGATGTGGACGCCAGCCTGGGTAAGTTGATCAGGGCACTCAAAGAAGCAAAGGAAGAAGCATTGGCCAAAGCATCCATTGGAGCGGAGAATGAAGAGGAAGCcgaagaggatgacgaagaagatgacaCCAGCTCCTCCAGTGAAGAGGAGAAAAATGGAAAGAATAAAAATAATTAG
- the LOC124646561 gene encoding chitinase CLP-like, which produces MRNPKPFFMVISICFFALWKCTSAASGGKPLVTAITKDANTLLYTAPLKDGRPLVVDLSGPAITLACSSKTGTVTRLSASATDGANPLFPVSFSATASCASKAPAGAVGVAGLAPSSQSSLPAQVARTQKVAKKVALCLPSDGKTTSGNSVGVAIFGGGPLFFVPSDRGDFTTMLAGTAPLRGFNGSPGYFLSATGITVDRKKVPLSGPLVVGLSSTIPYTALRADVYQAFVKAFDQAAASPNFSPFVSRVTAVAPFERCYNSTKLSVGLSRLGYPVPQIELLLEGGQSFSVLGANSMVQVNANAACLGFVRMKAAGGQQAPAAVIGGFQLENHLLVLDEEKKQFGFTTYLGAIGLSCSSFNFTRAA; this is translated from the coding sequence ATGCGGAACCCCAAACCCTTTTTCATGGTCATCTCGATCTGCTTCTTTGCGTTGTGGAAATGCACGAGCGCAGCCAGCGGCGGCAAGCCCCTCGTCACGGCCATCACTAAAGACGCGAACACCTTGCTGTACACGGCGCCCCTCAAGGACGGCCGCCCGCTCGTGGTCGACCTCTCCGGCCCGGCCATCACGCTGGCATGCAGCTCCAAGACCGGGACGGTCACGAGGCTCTCCGCAAGCGCCACCGACGGCGCCAACCCTCTGTTCCCGGTGTCCTTCTCGGCGACCGCCTCCTGCGCGTCCAAGGCGCCGGCCGGTGCCGTCGGCGTCGCGGGGCTCGCGCCCTCGAGCCAGTCGTCGCTCCCCGCGCAGGTGGCGCGCACGCAGAAGGTCGCCAAGAAGGTGGCGCTGTGCCTCCCGAGCGACGGCAAGACGACGAGCGGCAACAGCGTGGGCGTGGCCATCTTCGGCGGAGGACCCTTGTTCTTCGTCCCGTCGGACCGCGGCGACTTCACGACGATGCTGGCCGGCACGGCTCCGCTTCGCGGGTTCAACGGATCCCCCGGGTACTTCCTCTCCGCCACCGGCATCACCGTGGACCGGAAGAAAGTGCCACTGTCCGGCCCGCTCGTCGTCGGGCTGAGCTCGACCATCCCCTACACGGCTCTCCGCGCCGACGTGTACCAGGCGTTCGTCAAGGCGTTCGACCAGGCCGCGGCCAGTCCCAATTTCTCCCCGTTCGTTTCGAGGGTCACCGCGGTGGCGCCATTCGAGCGGTGCTACAACTCGACGAAGCTGTCGGTGGGGCTGTCGCGGCTGGGGTACCCCGTGCCGCAGATAGAGCTTCTCCTGGAGGGCGGGCAGAGCTTCTCGGTGCTCGGCGCCAACTCCATGGTGCAGGTGAACGCCAACGCGGCGTGCCTCGGGTTCGTGCGGATGAAGGCGGCGGGCGGCCAGCAGGCGCCGGCGGCGGTCATCGGCGGGTTTCAGCTGGAGAACCACCTGCTGGTGCTGGACGAGGAGAAGAAGCAGTTTGGATTCACCACGTACCTGGGTGCGATAGGGCTTTCGTGCAGCAGCTTCAACTTCACTCGTGCCGCTTAG